One part of the Candidatus Reconcilbacillus cellulovorans genome encodes these proteins:
- a CDS encoding endonuclease III, translating to MITKTEMRRILDTVAEMFPDARCELLHDNPFELTIAVLLSAQCTDETVNRVTRDLFRKYRSPQDYVNVPLEELEHDIRSIGLYRNKARHIQQLCRVLTERYGGEVPRDYDALVALPGIGRKSANVIVSTAFGMPAIAVDTHVERVSKRLGIAQPDDSVLDVEKRLMELVPKDEWAITHHRLIFFGRYHCKAKQPNCASCPLIDLCREGEERLKAASGRSGNGRADGSHGGKTGRRRQATAP from the coding sequence ATGATCACGAAAACCGAGATGCGCCGCATTCTCGACACGGTCGCGGAGATGTTCCCCGACGCCAGGTGCGAACTTCTTCACGACAATCCGTTCGAGTTGACCATAGCTGTCTTGCTCTCCGCCCAGTGCACCGATGAAACCGTCAATCGCGTCACGCGAGATCTGTTCCGTAAATACCGATCGCCGCAGGATTATGTAAACGTTCCACTGGAAGAACTGGAACACGACATCCGCAGCATCGGACTCTACCGCAACAAAGCCAGACACATTCAGCAGCTTTGCCGCGTGTTGACGGAGCGCTACGGCGGAGAAGTTCCACGCGATTACGACGCCCTCGTGGCATTGCCCGGCATCGGCCGGAAATCGGCCAACGTGATCGTTTCCACCGCGTTCGGCATGCCGGCGATCGCCGTCGACACCCACGTCGAACGCGTGTCGAAACGCCTCGGCATCGCGCAGCCGGACGATTCCGTGCTGGACGTGGAAAAAAGGCTGATGGAACTGGTGCCGAAGGACGAATGGGCGATCACCCATCATCGGCTCATTTTTTTCGGCAGGTATCATTGCAAAGCGAAACAGCCGAACTGCGCCTCCTGTCCGCTGATCGACCTCTGCCGGGAAGGGGAAGAACGCCTGAAGGCCGCATCCGGCCGGTCCGGCAACGGACGGGCGGACGGTTCGCACGGCGGCAAGACGGGCCGTCGGCGGCAGGCGACGGCCCCATGA
- a CDS encoding FMN-binding glutamate synthase family protein, protein MHAFVWSFFGTIAALAVGAAVVVFSARTVLRRVVGRAVRRVVTDPYKENVAEMLPAFLRMPPHLAIENSLRAETGTLIERPFGSALRLSPWQRLVFSPAQLHPMPIDPTTPVDVSLTVGPYARRPLRLDIPILLGAMGFGVGVSEKLRLALAKGASAAGTAVNTGQGPLLPEERALARKMIVQFHTGHWARFSETFRFADAVEIRLGQGASAGVGVVLPAESIEGTARERMRLPAGQPAVLPSRFPELTCPEDLAHLVEYIRRQTDGVPVGVKCCAGRFLERDLDAALAADVDFICLDGAEGGAKAAVPVLQDDFGLPTMYALCRAVRHLARRGKRDGVTLLVGGGLFTPGECLKAIALGADGVYLGTAALWAMTHVQVAKAVPFEPPTQLVYYNGKLNDQFDVERAAEHLRKFFASFVEEMKVGVRALGKTSLRDLSPDDLMALDEQTARITGVRPAYGGGDSDAESSGCLGNTVPRLVN, encoded by the coding sequence ATGCATGCTTTCGTATGGTCGTTTTTCGGGACGATCGCCGCTCTAGCCGTAGGGGCGGCGGTCGTCGTCTTTTCGGCGCGAACGGTCCTCCGGAGAGTCGTCGGGCGCGCCGTTCGCCGCGTCGTGACGGATCCTTACAAGGAAAACGTCGCGGAAATGCTGCCCGCGTTTCTTCGGATGCCGCCGCACTTGGCCATCGAAAATTCCTTGCGCGCGGAAACAGGAACGCTGATCGAGCGTCCGTTCGGTTCGGCCCTGAGACTCTCGCCTTGGCAACGACTTGTGTTTTCGCCTGCGCAACTTCATCCGATGCCGATCGATCCGACGACGCCCGTCGACGTGTCGTTGACGGTCGGCCCCTATGCCCGACGGCCGCTTCGCCTCGACATTCCGATTTTGCTCGGCGCCATGGGCTTCGGCGTCGGCGTCAGCGAAAAGTTGCGCCTGGCGCTCGCGAAGGGCGCGTCCGCGGCGGGCACGGCTGTCAACACGGGTCAAGGGCCGCTTCTTCCGGAAGAGCGCGCGTTGGCCCGAAAGATGATCGTCCAGTTTCATACCGGGCATTGGGCGCGGTTCTCCGAAACGTTCCGTTTCGCCGACGCCGTCGAGATTCGACTCGGCCAGGGCGCCAGCGCCGGCGTCGGCGTCGTATTGCCGGCCGAGTCGATCGAGGGAACGGCGCGGGAGCGGATGCGCTTGCCGGCAGGACAGCCCGCCGTCTTGCCGTCGCGTTTTCCCGAGCTGACCTGCCCGGAAGATTTAGCGCATCTGGTGGAATATATCCGGCGGCAAACCGACGGCGTTCCCGTCGGCGTCAAATGCTGTGCCGGCCGCTTTCTGGAACGCGATCTCGACGCCGCATTGGCCGCCGATGTCGATTTTATTTGCCTCGACGGAGCCGAAGGCGGGGCGAAGGCGGCTGTTCCCGTTTTGCAGGATGATTTCGGCTTGCCGACGATGTACGCCTTGTGTCGAGCGGTCCGGCATCTTGCGCGCCGCGGCAAACGCGACGGTGTAACGTTGCTCGTCGGCGGCGGCCTGTTTACGCCGGGCGAATGTCTAAAAGCGATCGCGCTCGGCGCCGACGGCGTTTATCTCGGCACCGCGGCGCTATGGGCGATGACGCATGTGCAGGTCGCTAAGGCCGTCCCGTTCGAACCGCCGACCCAGCTGGTCTATTACAACGGCAAGCTGAACGATCAATTCGATGTTGAGCGGGCGGCCGAACATTTGCGCAAATTTTTCGCGTCGTTCGTCGAGGAGATGAAGGTCGGCGTCCGCGCGCTCGGCAAAACGTCGCTGCGCGATTTGTCGCCGGACGATCTGATGGCGCTCGACGAGCAGACGGCGCGGATCACCGGCGTTCGTCCGGCTTATGGCGGCGGGGACTCCGATGCGGAATCGTCCGGGTGTCTCGGAAATACGGTTCCGAGATTGGTCAATTGA